TTTTCATGCTGTTGCCGAAAATGATTACCATAAGGCAAAAAAGTATGTTCTCCAAGCGGCTTCTAATATTAAGATGGAAGGGAATGAAGATAAGCGTGCCTTGTTAATAAAAGCAACAAACGATCAGCTCAATGCCATTTGCGAACTCCATATAGGAGATATCAAGAAGACTGATTCTCTTCTTGAAGCCTCGTTGAAAAAGCTGGGAGGTATGGAAACTAACTTAAAGCCCTATATCTATCGCATAATGGCTGAGTCAGCTCTCGCAAAAAAAGATTTAGAGAAGGCAAATCAGTGCCTGAATTTAATCGATCCTTATCTGAAAGAGAAGAATGTGGAAGAACTGGAAATGTTGACTTATGAGACAAAAGCCGTTTACTATAAAATGAGAGGCGATTTTTCTTTATCCAATGACTATACTGCTAAAGCGATACACATTAAGGATAATAGTACAAAAATAGCCCAGCAGATAAGCGATGGTCTAATCGACGAAATCGGCACAGATAAAGAGATTTATGAAAATAGATATATGATGGCTATCGTCGGTCTTGTTCTGGTCGTGTTATGTTTTATTATTTTTAGTGGTTACTTGATCTTGCTAAAGCGCCATTATAAGAAGCGTTATCATCAATTAAGGGAGCGCGATGTTAAGGATCAGGCCCTTGATGCAGGGTCTTCCTCTGTCAGTCATCCAATAGCCCTTTCCAAGCGGGAAATTGAATTAAAGAAAGAGGCCAAGGAAATTAATATTTCGAAAGAAACTGAGGATCGGCTGTATCAAGGTTTTCTGTTTGAGGAGCGCGATCTGTTTTTTATTGATAAAACGACTTCTTTGGCAAAACTCGCTAGCAGTATTGGGACCAATCAACGCTATGCCAGTTATATCGTTCAGAAATATCGAAGTATGGACTTTTACACTTATCTGCAGACAAATCGGATAAACTATATTATCGGCAGAATCAAAAGCGATCCGACCCTTCTTGATTTCAAGTTGGCGCATCTTGCAGAGATGTGTGGATTTTCCTCATTAAGCACATTTTCGACAGCGTTTAAAAATCAAACTGGACTTCCGCCTTCGGCCTTCGTTCACTTTACTAAAAAGGAACTTGAAGAAAGCGGGGGACAGTAGGGTTAACCAAATAGAAAAAGAAATCAATAATTTATTTCCGGAAAGTGTTTTTGGAACCATTTGAGATAAATGGTTTATTGGACGCTATTGCTCCAAGTTTGTTGGAAATGTTGATCTGCTATTTGGCAGAAAGTTTTCTGAGTAAACGAAAATGTGCTCAGTTGAGGTTGTGCAGGAGATTTTCTAACCTTAGTTTTGCCAACATGCGCCAATGAGAAGTCGGAAAAATCTAACTGCTCGCAAGAGACCATCATATCATTTAGCTCATGGGGATGAGCTCTTTGATGGCTTGGAGCATTCCTAACAATTATTAAAATGAAGAGCAAGAGAGTGAATAGGGAAACCAAAATTGATGTCGTATTTGCTATAGTCTATGGTAATATGACGATGAAGGAAGCGACAGAAAAATATGATGTCGCAAAGAAAAGCACAATAATTTCGTGGATTAGAACCCTTTTGCCAGAAGCAAAATTAATGCTGGAAGCAACTGAAAGCAAGGTGACAGGAGGAGCAGATTTTGAGAATATCGGCGTGAAGATGTATGAACGGATTGCGCGTCTTGAACAAGAAAAAAATATATTGGAGCGTGAAAGAGCTGCATTACGTGCAAAGTTGCTACACCTTGAGGCAAAATCGATAGAATAAAGCAGCAAGATCTGCATAGTAAAAACAAATGTATAACGTAAAAAAATGATGTTATGAAAATGAAACATAGAATAAAGTTAGGAATCTACGGGATTATGCTAGGTACAATCATAATTACAAGCTGCACCAAAAAGCCTGCTGACATAACGGGGGAAAAAGAAGTTGAAGAATTGCCAATCTTGGATAAAAGTATTGAAGCAAGTGTGCCACATATCTATATTAATATCGAAGGCAGTGCCGAAGTGGTTGATAAAGATACTTATCTCAATGCGGAGGTTCATATTGTTGGTAATGGCAGATTCGCCAATATGGATAAAGTAAAGACAAAGATTAAAGGAAGAGGAAACTCTACCTGGAGCAAACCTAAAAAACCGTATCGGTTAAAATTGGATAAAAAGGCGATTGTACTTGGCCTCCCTGCAGCTAAAGATTGGGTTTTATTGGCAAATTATAATGATTATACCTTAATGTGCAACGCTGTAGCAATGAAAATGGGCAAACAATTAGGCATGCCTTATACAAACGATATTATCGCTGTTGATTTAACGGTCAATGGCGAGTATCGAGGAAACTATAATTTGACACAACAGGTGGAAGTGAAAGAAAACAGGGTAGATTTAGGAGATGGGGGCGTTTTGTGGGAAATAGACAATTACTTTGATGAAGCTTATAAATTTAGGAGTGCAAAAGCCAACCTTCCTGTAATGTTGAAAGACCCGGACCCAGAATCTCCGGAGCAATTTAGTACTTGGAAAGCTGAATTTCAGTCATTTGAAGATAAGCTGTATGAAAAGAGTTTTCCAAATAATAATTATGGAGAGATTTTTGATAAACAGCAATTTGTTAATTTTTTAATTGTTAATATGCTTGCCTGGAATAATGAGGTCAATCAGCCTAAAAGCGTTTACATGCATAAAAAGGTTAATGGGAAATATACGATGGGACCAATTTGGGACTTCGACTTCGGTTTTGGTTTCAGCGAAGACCATGGAAGGACCTATTTCAATTATCTAGAAATGAACTTGATCAGGGACGATGACGAACGTATAGGATCCAAATTCTATCAGCATCTTCTCCAAGATCCGGACCTAAGAAGATTACTAACGCAGACCTGGAAGGATTATCGCAGTCAAAAGTTTGAAGAGTTAATGCAATTCATCGAGATTTATGCCGCTCAGATTAGGGATTCTCAAAAGAAAGATTTCAATATTTGGAAAACAGGTGATAACAATTTAGCGCTCAATAAGGCGAAGCTAAAAACATTTTTGCGTCAAAGAGTGAAAGTGATCGATAATTATGTAATGACCTTATAGGGGATCAGTTTAATACCCTAGTAAGATGTTTGAAATTTCAACAGTAATTTCAAGTATCTTACTTTTTATTTTCAATGAAACTTTGATGGGTATTAATTTGCAGATTAAAAGTCTTAGAAGTGGTGAATTTTTGCGTAGGACATCTGCAATAAAGTCGGTACGAAAGATAGCCTATGCATAAAAGAAATTATTTAATGATATCAGGTTCTGAACTTTTAGATGAACCAGAGAAATGCGATACATATTTTAAATGTTTTGAGATCATGACGATTTCGAGGTTTTTAAATGTTGGACCAGGTAAGTATAGGCAAATTGCCAAGGTCGTTCAATTGAAAAGTAATTCTGAAGTAGAGATTTTGAGGGATATGGAAATTCTTTTTCTTA
The Sphingobacterium multivorum genome window above contains:
- a CDS encoding helix-turn-helix domain-containing protein, with product MKKVLIICFFLLFCQYYTFGQETKGDEFDKRYIEVNVSLVATNVVEAERVADSLLAVASSDEQKIKSYMLLAKIYENKGDMSKSIKSAINANSLAEMTLNYSWQAVTSGLLSTTFRRLGLMKVSERYLVQAEKANEKQSDKERQVLTRINIAHEWYFHAVAENDYHKAKKYVLQAASNIKMEGNEDKRALLIKATNDQLNAICELHIGDIKKTDSLLEASLKKLGGMETNLKPYIYRIMAESALAKKDLEKANQCLNLIDPYLKEKNVEELEMLTYETKAVYYKMRGDFSLSNDYTAKAIHIKDNSTKIAQQISDGLIDEIGTDKEIYENRYMMAIVGLVLVVLCFIIFSGYLILLKRHYKKRYHQLRERDVKDQALDAGSSSVSHPIALSKREIELKKEAKEINISKETEDRLYQGFLFEERDLFFIDKTTSLAKLASSIGTNQRYASYIVQKYRSMDFYTYLQTNRINYIIGRIKSDPTLLDFKLAHLAEMCGFSSLSTFSTAFKNQTGLPPSAFVHFTKKELEESGGQ
- a CDS encoding CotH kinase family protein — protein: MKHRIKLGIYGIMLGTIIITSCTKKPADITGEKEVEELPILDKSIEASVPHIYINIEGSAEVVDKDTYLNAEVHIVGNGRFANMDKVKTKIKGRGNSTWSKPKKPYRLKLDKKAIVLGLPAAKDWVLLANYNDYTLMCNAVAMKMGKQLGMPYTNDIIAVDLTVNGEYRGNYNLTQQVEVKENRVDLGDGGVLWEIDNYFDEAYKFRSAKANLPVMLKDPDPESPEQFSTWKAEFQSFEDKLYEKSFPNNNYGEIFDKQQFVNFLIVNMLAWNNEVNQPKSVYMHKKVNGKYTMGPIWDFDFGFGFSEDHGRTYFNYLEMNLIRDDDERIGSKFYQHLLQDPDLRRLLTQTWKDYRSQKFEELMQFIEIYAAQIRDSQKKDFNIWKTGDNNLALNKAKLKTFLRQRVKVIDNYVMTL